From Phragmites australis chromosome 5, lpPhrAust1.1, whole genome shotgun sequence, a single genomic window includes:
- the LOC133918058 gene encoding transcription factor UNE12-like: MALVREPTAYGGFDGAEAAAAFDELGYGHDTLLGFDAAVLFGGEGYASAEPAGASAYATDGGNVWAGAGASSVLAFDQAAAAAVSGEEEECDAWIDAMDHSYGAPACHAPVASVGFDAATGCFTLTERAAASGGAGRPFGLLFPSTSSGGPSDRAAPARASQKRPYGVEPQDVSPKKPCGAGRKTSKAMSAPTVPTKDPQSLAAKNRRERISERLRTLQELVPNGTKVDMVTMLEKAISYVKFLQLQVKVLATDEFWPAQGAKAPEISQVREALDAILSSSSQRGH, from the exons ATGGCGTTGGTGCGGGAACCCACGGCGTACGGCGGCTTcgacggcgccgaggcggcggcggccttcgaCGAGCTCGGGTACGGCCACGACACGCTGCTGGGCTTTGACGCGGCGGTGCTGTTCGGGGGAGAGGGGTACGCCAGCGCCGAGCCGGCAGGTGCCAGTGCCTACGCGACCGACGGCGGGAACGtctgggccggcgcgggggcaTCGTCCGTGCTCGCGTTCGAccaggccgccgccgcggcggtttcaggggaggaggaggagtgcgACGCGTGGATCGACGCCATGGACCACAGCTACGGCGCCCCCGCGTGCCACGCGCCGGTGGCGTCCGTGGGCTTCGACGCGGCCACGGGCTGCTTCACCCTTACGGAGAGAGCAGCAGCATCAGGCGGCGCGGGCCGGCCGTTCGGGCTGCTGTTCCCAAGCACGTCGTCGGGTGGTCCGTCCGAccgcgcggcgccggcgcgcgCTTCACAGAAGCGGCCCTAC GGTGTGGAGCCGCAGGACGTGAGCCCCAAGAAGCCGTGCGGCGCGGGCAGGAAGACGAGCAAGGCCATGTCGGCGCCCACCGTCCCGACCAAGGACCCGCAGAGCCTCGCCGCCAAG AATCGGCGGGAGCGGATCAGCGAGCGGCTGCGGACCCTGCAGGAGCTCGTGCCCAACGGCACCAAGGTCGACATGGTCACCATGCTAGAGAAGGCCATCAGCTACGTCAAGTTCCTCCAGCTGCAAGTCAAG GTTCTTGCAACAGACGAGTTCTGGCCGGCGCAGGGTGCAAAGGCGCCGGAGATCTCTCAAGTGAGGGAGGCGCTTGACGCCATCTTGTCGTCATCGTCGCAGAGGGGACACTGA